Proteins co-encoded in one Dokdonella sp. genomic window:
- a CDS encoding prolyl oligopeptidase family serine peptidase, giving the protein MNMQLARWPALAATVCLVAPATAMADPIPIETLSKMPEVSSISMSADGKQLVALIGRQGADEYDTSLANWDLDNLDKEPTVTASGSRMKFIAADSIKSGHILVLARQEWTGELGGCGEGKSIGSTKTFVTKPYLTDTTQAKIEEAFVSKGRATDVSDRTRRCFEIAGTTSIVSTLPLDPDHVIIVQMDLASFRREYQRYNLRTKDTEVLFRATGRSQPGLFDARNGDLLTRVQTEPVGGDYEQRVLIRKPNSTEFEVHDALTTKLSDRYTMDIVGRDEESGKFYVLTDRNSDQVQAHLYDPVAKKFDDEPLIAHPEYSIMALRFGTRKSDFNKVIGFTIGALMPETQWVEPRMASIHQGLKQAYPGQHVTILDFTDDRSKVLFSTQSNRHPPTYRLLLEGKPVKTLGTERSGIDPNSLGEQRWVSYKARDGLTIPAILDLPAGWSRDKGPLPTVIHPHGGPWARDYGGWDRSTWIPYFTSRGYAVLRPQYRGSTDLGRKLWLAGDAEWGQKMQDDKDDGAAWLVKEGIADPKRLVIFGYSYGGFAAAAAVVRPNSPYKCAISGAPVTDLGKLGVRWSENRLQRLLQGRTVKGMDPIRNTDKANIPVLLYVGDRDVRTPAWHAQSFYNGVKNHVTAKYELIPDQPHSLPWYPRHFRTQFTLMEDFLNTSCGMGKTN; this is encoded by the coding sequence ATGAACATGCAGCTTGCTCGCTGGCCCGCTCTCGCCGCGACTGTCTGCCTCGTCGCACCGGCAACGGCCATGGCCGATCCGATTCCCATCGAAACCCTGTCGAAGATGCCCGAAGTCAGTTCGATCTCGATGAGTGCAGACGGCAAACAGCTGGTTGCCCTGATCGGTCGCCAGGGCGCCGACGAGTACGACACATCACTCGCGAACTGGGATCTCGACAATCTCGACAAGGAACCGACCGTCACGGCCTCGGGCAGCCGGATGAAGTTCATTGCGGCCGACTCGATCAAGTCGGGGCACATCCTCGTGCTGGCACGCCAGGAGTGGACCGGCGAGCTCGGAGGCTGTGGCGAGGGCAAGAGCATCGGCTCGACCAAGACTTTCGTCACCAAGCCCTACCTCACCGACACCACGCAGGCCAAGATCGAGGAAGCCTTCGTCTCCAAGGGTCGCGCGACCGACGTCAGCGACCGCACCCGTCGTTGTTTCGAGATCGCCGGCACCACCTCCATCGTCAGCACGCTTCCGCTCGACCCTGACCACGTCATCATCGTGCAGATGGACCTCGCGTCCTTCCGCCGCGAATACCAGCGCTACAACCTGCGCACCAAGGACACCGAGGTGCTGTTCCGCGCCACCGGACGCTCGCAGCCAGGCCTGTTCGACGCACGCAACGGCGACCTGCTGACGCGCGTGCAGACCGAGCCGGTCGGCGGCGACTACGAGCAGCGAGTGCTGATCCGAAAACCCAACTCCACCGAGTTCGAGGTCCATGACGCGCTGACGACCAAGCTCAGCGACCGCTACACCATGGACATCGTCGGCCGCGACGAGGAATCCGGAAAGTTCTACGTGCTCACCGACCGCAACTCCGATCAGGTACAGGCGCACCTGTACGATCCGGTGGCGAAGAAGTTCGACGATGAGCCTTTGATCGCGCACCCCGAGTACTCGATCATGGCGCTGCGCTTCGGCACGCGCAAAAGCGATTTCAACAAGGTGATCGGCTTCACCATCGGCGCGTTGATGCCGGAAACACAGTGGGTGGAACCACGCATGGCAAGCATCCACCAGGGCCTCAAGCAGGCATATCCGGGGCAGCACGTCACCATCCTGGATTTCACCGACGACCGCAGCAAAGTGCTGTTCTCGACCCAGAGCAATCGCCATCCGCCGACCTACCGCCTGCTGCTCGAAGGCAAGCCGGTCAAGACCCTCGGTACCGAGCGCAGCGGCATCGACCCGAACAGCCTCGGCGAGCAGCGCTGGGTCAGCTACAAGGCGCGTGACGGCCTGACCATTCCGGCCATCCTCGACCTCCCCGCCGGTTGGAGCAGGGACAAGGGCCCGCTGCCGACGGTGATCCATCCGCATGGCGGCCCCTGGGCGCGCGACTACGGTGGCTGGGATCGCAGCACCTGGATCCCCTACTTCACCTCACGCGGCTACGCCGTGCTGCGCCCGCAGTACCGCGGCTCCACCGATCTCGGCCGCAAGCTTTGGCTGGCAGGTGACGCCGAGTGGGGCCAGAAGATGCAGGATGACAAGGATGATGGTGCCGCCTGGCTGGTGAAGGAGGGCATCGCCGATCCAAAGCGCCTGGTCATCTTTGGTTATTCATACGGTGGCTTTGCCGCCGCTGCCGCGGTGGTGCGGCCGAACAGTCCATACAAGTGCGCAATCTCCGGCGCTCCAGTCACAGACCTCGGCAAGCTCGGCGTGCGCTGGAGCGAGAATCGCCTGCAGCGCCTGCTGCAGGGTCGCACGGTCAAGGGCATGGACCCGATCAGGAACACCGACAAGGCCAATATCCCGGTCCTGCTCTATGTCGGCGACCGCGACGTGCGCACCCCCGCTTGGCACGCGCAGAGCTTCTACAACGGCGTCAAGAACCATGTCACGGCGAAGTACGAGCTGATCCCCGACCAGCCGCACAGCTTGCCGTGGTACCCGCGCCACTTCCGTACCCAGTTCACCTTGATGGAAGACTTCCTCAACACAAGCTGCGGCATGGGCAAGACGAACTGA
- a CDS encoding TonB-dependent receptor: protein MSTHARYFRNKLALALAAALTLPSGALFAQDQGSDESESEKDTKKSEETALQPIRVTGSLISRLGFDTISPLQVITADNSIAAGEFDTATILQTSNVAAGSTQISTQFGAYIVEGGTGVQTLSLRGLGANRTLVLLDGQRPGPAGTRGQVGAFDLNVIPSVILQRAEILKDGAGSIYGSDAVAGVVNLITRKSMDRPELIVDMNLPTESGGERYNISGAGGWNFDNGSVVAAFQRYHMNALKVGDRDFFKCNYDLVRDAAGNILPYEDRSFTRGTENEGCINFGIYNAIDDLGLPASGRRYGPVPGATGGPIPGYGIVRNGNANPGAGTPAYYEQPFYAPFANKGDVFAEQDRLSLYFSGDFTFGSIGWNGQLLYTERETKSRRFRQFFPQVDGRPYGFVGNPSANPNLTGNVQVIMPAKSNQDIDVDYWYASSNFNGGFGNDSSWSWRFNTSYSHSSGDYTVFAINRDITGDRVTTPDRDGGDMPINYFDPGILSGERMDDLMAAIGQRHTGNTVYTQFVANAMASGELFELPGGTAAAAIGSEFRRISIDDTPSAFELNQQAWGQSSARPTRGKDYISEIYGELELPVLAGLPGVEELTFNASARMFKYDTVEDSDKVWKIGGSWQIIPSLRLRATNGTSYRAPGLYELYLGDLSGFLGQAAIDPCINWGTNAIDPRVRANCAADGIPEDYDGVGSSAQIFTGGGLGVLKPETSKALTAGIVFTPEFANLSVSLDYFKIQVNDQIDSLGGAGIVGACYYADSFPNAFCSLFTRRPGNAATGAYNIESIRDAYVNVNKQLTRGYDLNLRWDREFSFGKLEVESQLTYTMEDVYLLFDTAEEGGFAIDDQNGIVTRPKLVGDLRTALNRGDWTYTWTMNYIDSTKNWYLDPIGSYRGNPDAVYDIKAGSRLYHAFSVRYATDKWSAVVGLTNLFDTDPPKMSNGGGSTRLGTVPLFASQYDWYGRSLFARFAYRF from the coding sequence ATGTCGACACACGCTCGATACTTCCGCAACAAGCTGGCGCTGGCACTTGCTGCCGCGCTGACCCTTCCTTCCGGTGCATTGTTCGCGCAGGATCAGGGCAGCGACGAGAGCGAGAGCGAGAAAGACACCAAGAAGAGTGAAGAAACCGCGCTGCAACCGATCCGGGTCACCGGTTCGCTGATCAGCCGTCTGGGCTTCGACACCATCTCCCCACTACAGGTCATCACGGCCGACAACAGCATCGCGGCCGGCGAATTCGATACCGCCACGATCCTGCAGACATCCAACGTTGCAGCAGGCTCCACCCAGATCAGCACCCAGTTCGGCGCCTACATCGTCGAGGGTGGCACCGGCGTGCAGACCCTGTCGCTGCGCGGTCTCGGCGCGAATCGCACCCTGGTCCTGCTCGACGGCCAGCGCCCCGGTCCTGCGGGCACGCGTGGCCAGGTCGGCGCCTTCGACCTCAACGTGATCCCCTCCGTCATCCTGCAGCGTGCCGAGATCCTCAAGGATGGTGCCGGCTCGATTTACGGTTCGGACGCGGTCGCCGGCGTGGTCAACCTGATCACCCGCAAGTCGATGGACCGCCCCGAATTGATCGTCGACATGAACCTGCCGACCGAGAGCGGCGGCGAACGCTACAACATCTCCGGCGCAGGCGGCTGGAACTTCGACAACGGCAGCGTCGTTGCCGCCTTCCAGCGCTACCACATGAACGCCCTGAAGGTTGGCGATCGCGATTTCTTCAAGTGCAACTACGATCTGGTGCGCGATGCCGCCGGCAATATCCTGCCGTACGAGGATCGTTCGTTCACGCGCGGCACCGAGAACGAGGGCTGCATCAACTTCGGCATCTACAATGCGATCGACGATCTCGGCCTGCCGGCCTCGGGTCGCCGTTACGGGCCGGTGCCAGGAGCAACCGGCGGCCCGATCCCGGGCTATGGCATCGTTCGCAACGGCAACGCCAACCCTGGCGCCGGAACACCGGCCTACTACGAGCAGCCCTTCTACGCCCCGTTCGCGAACAAGGGTGACGTGTTTGCCGAACAGGATCGCCTGAGCCTGTATTTTTCCGGTGATTTCACCTTCGGCTCGATCGGCTGGAACGGCCAGTTGCTCTACACCGAGCGTGAAACGAAGTCGCGCCGGTTCCGCCAGTTCTTCCCGCAGGTGGATGGCCGCCCGTATGGCTTCGTCGGCAATCCGAGTGCCAACCCGAACCTCACCGGCAACGTCCAGGTGATCATGCCGGCCAAGTCCAACCAGGACATCGATGTCGACTACTGGTATGCCTCGTCGAACTTCAACGGCGGTTTCGGCAACGATAGCAGCTGGAGCTGGCGCTTCAATACCAGCTATTCGCATTCGAGCGGTGACTACACGGTTTTCGCGATCAACCGCGACATCACGGGCGACCGCGTCACCACGCCCGACCGCGATGGCGGCGACATGCCGATCAACTACTTCGATCCAGGCATCCTCAGCGGCGAGCGCATGGATGATCTGATGGCGGCAATCGGCCAGCGCCACACGGGCAACACCGTGTACACGCAGTTTGTGGCCAATGCGATGGCCTCGGGTGAGCTGTTCGAGTTGCCGGGCGGTACCGCCGCGGCGGCTATCGGCTCGGAATTCCGTCGCATCTCGATCGACGATACGCCGTCAGCGTTCGAGCTCAACCAGCAAGCCTGGGGCCAGTCCTCGGCCCGCCCGACCCGCGGCAAGGACTACATCAGCGAAATCTACGGTGAACTCGAGCTTCCGGTCCTGGCCGGCCTGCCGGGTGTCGAGGAACTGACCTTCAACGCTTCGGCGCGTATGTTCAAGTACGACACCGTGGAGGACTCGGACAAGGTCTGGAAGATCGGCGGATCGTGGCAGATCATCCCGTCGCTGCGCCTGCGTGCCACCAATGGCACCTCGTACCGCGCTCCGGGCCTGTACGAGCTGTACCTCGGTGACCTCAGCGGCTTCCTCGGCCAGGCGGCAATCGACCCCTGCATCAACTGGGGCACCAATGCGATCGACCCGCGCGTGCGTGCGAACTGTGCGGCCGACGGCATTCCGGAAGACTATGACGGCGTCGGCTCGTCCGCACAGATCTTCACCGGCGGCGGCCTCGGCGTGCTGAAGCCTGAAACCTCGAAGGCGCTGACCGCAGGCATCGTGTTCACGCCGGAGTTCGCCAACCTCAGCGTGTCGCTCGACTACTTCAAGATCCAGGTCAACGATCAGATCGACTCGCTCGGCGGCGCCGGCATCGTCGGTGCGTGCTACTACGCCGACTCGTTCCCGAACGCGTTCTGCTCGCTGTTCACCCGTCGTCCGGGCAACGCCGCAACCGGCGCCTACAACATCGAGAGCATTCGCGACGCCTATGTCAACGTCAACAAGCAGTTGACCCGCGGCTACGACCTGAACCTGCGCTGGGATCGCGAGTTCTCGTTCGGCAAGCTGGAAGTCGAAAGCCAGTTGACGTACACCATGGAAGACGTCTACCTGCTGTTCGACACGGCCGAGGAAGGCGGCTTCGCCATCGACGACCAGAACGGCATCGTCACGCGTCCGAAGCTGGTCGGCGATCTGCGCACCGCGCTCAATCGCGGTGACTGGACCTACACCTGGACGATGAACTACATCGACAGCACCAAGAACTGGTACCTTGACCCGATCGGCTCGTACCGCGGCAACCCTGATGCCGTCTACGACATCAAGGCCGGTTCGCGCCTCTACCACGCGTTCTCGGTCCGCTACGCGACGGACAAGTGGAGCGCGGTGGTCGGCCTGACCAACCTGTTCGATACGGACCCGCCGAAGATGTCGAACGGTGGTGGTTCGACCCGTCTCGGCACGGTCCCGCTGTTCGCGTCACAGTACGACTGGTATGGTCGCTCGCTGTTCGCGCGCTTCGCCTATCGCTTCTGA
- a CDS encoding hemolysin family protein gives MRAFGVREQATATVTEEDIHALLREGTEAGVIESHEHAIVRNVFRLDDRQIVSLMVPRMDVVVLDLAAPRERNLALLQAGGHNRLPVVKGGLHEVLGVVSTRHLLAQVLRGEEIDIEGSMRKPVFVPESITGMELLQEFRRSGEQLVLVVDEYGSVQGIVTQHDVLEAIAGEFKPTVPEEAWAMAREDGSWLLDGLIPLPELKDRLDLRELPDGVQDRYHTLNGLFMLQMGRLPATTDHIDWEGWRLEVVDMDGNRIDKVLASRIGAEA, from the coding sequence TTGCGCGCGTTCGGTGTGCGCGAACAGGCCACCGCGACGGTGACCGAGGAGGACATCCATGCCCTGCTGAGGGAAGGCACCGAGGCCGGCGTCATCGAAAGTCACGAGCACGCGATCGTGCGCAACGTGTTCCGGCTCGACGACCGCCAGATCGTCTCGCTGATGGTGCCGCGCATGGATGTCGTCGTCCTCGATCTCGCCGCGCCACGGGAGCGCAACCTTGCGCTGCTGCAGGCGGGAGGCCACAACCGCCTGCCGGTGGTGAAGGGTGGCCTGCACGAAGTGCTCGGCGTGGTCAGTACGCGCCACCTGCTCGCCCAGGTCCTGCGTGGTGAGGAGATCGATATCGAAGGATCAATGCGCAAGCCGGTGTTCGTGCCGGAGAGCATCACCGGCATGGAACTGCTGCAGGAATTCCGCCGCTCCGGTGAGCAACTGGTGCTCGTCGTAGACGAGTACGGCAGCGTCCAGGGAATCGTCACCCAGCACGACGTGCTCGAGGCGATTGCCGGCGAGTTCAAGCCGACCGTGCCCGAAGAAGCCTGGGCGATGGCGCGCGAGGATGGCTCATGGCTGCTTGATGGCCTGATCCCGCTGCCAGAACTCAAGGATCGCCTCGACCTGCGCGAACTGCCTGACGGCGTGCAGGACCGCTACCACACGCTCAACGGCCTGTTCATGCTGCAGATGGGCCGCCTGCCGGCGACCACCGACCACATCGACTGGGAAGGCTGGCGCCTCGAGGTCGTCGACATGGACGGCAACCGCATCGACAAGGTGCTGGCCAGTCGTATCGGGGCCGAAGCCTGA
- a CDS encoding aldehyde dehydrogenase family protein yields MANSLLASLGLGASNSGTYLGNGEWSTTTGTGVLRSINPTTNETIAEVEATSEADYETVVARAQAAFRTWRTTPAPRRGEAIRLCGEALRRHKDALGSLVAMEMGKSKPEGDGEVQEMIDIADFAVGQSRMLYGYTMHSERPGHRMYEQWHPLGLVGIISAFNFPVAVWAWNSFLAGICGDICIWKPSNKTPLTAIAATRICNEALKAGGFPDLFFLINDAGVELAQKFVDDTRIPLISFTGSTQVGRIVGERVARRMGRSLLELGGNNAIILDPSADLKLAIPGIVFGAVGTAGQRCTTTRRLIVHESIHDEVLAALVKAYRQVETKIGDPTDPANLMGPLNSPGAVQQFLAAIEQAKASGGKVETGGTALDRPGNFVRPAIVTGLKNSDAVVQHETFAPILYVMKYSILDEAIEMQNGVPQGLSSSIFTGSLKAAEQFLSAAGSDCGIANVNIGTSGAEIGGAFGGEKETGGGRESGSDAWKAYMRRQTNTINYSDALPLAQGIKFDL; encoded by the coding sequence ATGGCCAATTCCCTGCTCGCCAGCCTCGGCCTCGGCGCAAGCAATTCCGGCACCTACCTCGGCAACGGCGAATGGTCGACGACCACCGGGACCGGCGTGCTGCGCTCGATCAATCCGACCACCAACGAGACGATCGCCGAGGTCGAGGCCACCAGCGAAGCCGACTACGAGACCGTCGTCGCGCGCGCGCAGGCCGCGTTCAGGACCTGGCGAACGACGCCGGCACCGCGCCGCGGCGAGGCGATCCGCCTGTGCGGCGAGGCGCTGCGCAGGCACAAGGACGCGCTCGGCTCGTTGGTTGCCATGGAGATGGGCAAGTCCAAGCCCGAAGGCGACGGCGAAGTGCAGGAGATGATCGACATCGCCGATTTCGCGGTCGGCCAGAGCCGCATGCTGTACGGCTACACCATGCACTCCGAGCGCCCCGGCCACCGCATGTACGAGCAGTGGCACCCGCTCGGCCTGGTCGGCATCATCAGCGCGTTCAACTTCCCGGTTGCGGTGTGGGCCTGGAACTCCTTCCTCGCCGGCATCTGCGGCGACATCTGCATCTGGAAGCCATCGAACAAGACCCCGCTCACGGCGATCGCGGCGACGCGCATCTGCAACGAGGCGCTCAAGGCCGGCGGATTCCCGGACCTGTTCTTCCTCATCAACGACGCCGGCGTCGAACTGGCGCAGAAGTTCGTCGACGACACGCGCATCCCACTGATCAGCTTCACCGGCTCGACTCAGGTCGGGCGCATCGTCGGCGAGCGTGTCGCCCGCCGCATGGGGCGTTCGCTGCTCGAACTCGGCGGCAACAACGCGATCATCCTCGACCCCAGCGCAGACCTGAAGCTCGCCATCCCCGGCATCGTCTTCGGCGCGGTCGGCACGGCCGGCCAGCGCTGCACGACGACGCGCCGCCTGATCGTGCACGAGTCGATCCACGACGAAGTGCTGGCCGCGCTGGTGAAGGCCTACCGGCAGGTCGAGACCAAGATCGGCGACCCGACTGACCCGGCCAACCTGATGGGGCCGCTCAACAGCCCCGGTGCCGTGCAGCAGTTCCTCGCCGCGATCGAACAAGCCAAGGCCAGCGGCGGCAAGGTCGAGACCGGCGGCACCGCGCTCGACCGCCCCGGCAACTTCGTGCGCCCGGCGATCGTCACCGGCCTGAAGAACAGCGACGCCGTCGTCCAGCACGAAACCTTCGCGCCGATCCTCTACGTCATGAAGTATTCGATCCTCGACGAGGCGATCGAGATGCAGAACGGCGTGCCTCAGGGCCTGTCCTCGTCGATCTTCACCGGCAGCCTCAAGGCCGCCGAGCAATTCCTCTCCGCAGCCGGTTCGGACTGCGGCATCGCCAACGTCAACATCGGCACCTCGGGCGCCGAGATCGGCGGCGCCTTCGGCGGCGAGAAGGAAACCGGCGGCGGCCGCGAATCGGGTTCCGATGCATGGAAGGCCTACATGCGCCGGCAAACCAACACGATCAACTACTCCGACGCGCTGCCGCTGGCGCAGGGGATCAAGTTCGACCTTTGA
- the azu gene encoding azurin — MIRRLALASALLFASSSAFAACSVDIEGNDAMQFNLKTIEVDKSCKDFTVNLKHVGKLAKNVMGHNWALTASADMQGAATDGQKAGLEADYIKAGDARVIAHTKMIGGGESTSVTFPVSKLAADTPYTFFCSFPGHWGIMKGTLTLK, encoded by the coding sequence ATGATCCGCAGACTTGCCCTCGCATCCGCGCTGCTGTTCGCCTCGTCATCCGCCTTTGCGGCCTGCTCGGTCGACATCGAAGGCAACGATGCCATGCAGTTCAACCTCAAGACGATCGAGGTCGACAAGAGCTGCAAGGACTTCACCGTCAACCTCAAGCATGTCGGCAAGCTGGCGAAGAACGTCATGGGCCACAACTGGGCGCTGACGGCCAGCGCCGACATGCAGGGCGCGGCCACTGATGGCCAGAAAGCCGGACTCGAGGCCGACTACATCAAGGCCGGCGATGCTCGCGTCATCGCCCACACGAAGATGATCGGTGGCGGCGAATCGACCTCAGTCACTTTCCCGGTGTCGAAGCTCGCCGCCGATACCCCGTACACTTTTTTCTGCTCGTTCCCGGGACACTGGGGCATCATGAAGGGCACGCTCACGCTCAAATGA